A part of Corynebacterium lactis RW2-5 genomic DNA contains:
- the menD gene encoding 2-succinyl-5-enolpyruvyl-6-hydroxy-3-cyclohexene-1-carboxylic-acid synthase, which translates to MNENQETSNQADFNQSTSQQFPSEVTAALIVDELVRLGTVDAVVCPGSRSAPLARALVQAADAARLRLHVRIDERSAAFLALGLASQTRRITPIITTSGTAVANLAPAMVEATASGIPLLALTADRPAHYRGTGANQTIVQDRLFADASVVEFDLDGTHEVTAAVAAQIRARVDRLAAAMLGGVDAFSGAGHLNVRFVEPLVPNDDHVAAIPEGRADGGPWTRIGAGEVGLDSAIAANAPAVATIDLSRRTLVIAGSNAPHLPALEDVPTIAEPNSYAPAVPVHPLAAGTFAQIPPEQIVLVGRPTLHRGIAKLLANPDIELTVVAPAANHGSGAEYPDVTGNARAVVKQVKAVGEQDPQWLKICEAASELAVNAVRQTLTESIEADEPLTGFHVAAALTDSLRTGDNVVLGASNPVRDVSYTGLPFPGVNTYAGRGAAGIDGTVATAIGVALASDRTHADDIRPPRTLALMGDLAFQHDSAALAIGPGEPRPENLTIVVANDGGGGIFETLEAGVPALRGSFERIFGTPQDVDFSALCDAYGVDYVHVDRLPDLLAQLHPDTDVEGIRVVEVRTTRATRRQLHAKLAYNSQLDNAS; encoded by the coding sequence GTGAACGAAAACCAGGAAACGTCTAACCAGGCAGACTTCAACCAGTCCACCTCTCAGCAGTTCCCCTCGGAGGTAACGGCAGCCCTTATCGTCGATGAGCTGGTCCGCCTCGGAACCGTCGATGCTGTGGTGTGCCCGGGGTCCCGCTCGGCACCGCTGGCCCGCGCACTGGTTCAGGCCGCCGACGCGGCCCGTCTGCGTCTGCACGTGCGCATTGATGAGCGCTCCGCAGCCTTCCTCGCCCTGGGCCTGGCGTCGCAGACGCGCCGAATCACCCCGATTATTACGACCTCGGGCACGGCCGTCGCCAACTTGGCCCCCGCTATGGTGGAGGCCACCGCGTCCGGTATCCCGCTGCTGGCCCTGACCGCGGACCGTCCCGCGCACTACCGCGGCACCGGAGCAAACCAGACCATCGTGCAGGATCGACTCTTCGCAGATGCCTCCGTCGTGGAGTTTGACCTGGACGGCACCCACGAGGTCACCGCCGCCGTCGCCGCGCAGATTCGCGCACGCGTCGATCGCCTGGCCGCCGCGATGCTCGGCGGGGTCGATGCTTTCTCGGGGGCGGGGCACCTCAATGTCCGCTTCGTCGAGCCGCTCGTGCCTAACGACGACCACGTCGCCGCCATCCCCGAAGGCCGCGCAGACGGAGGTCCCTGGACTCGCATCGGCGCAGGTGAGGTCGGTTTGGACAGCGCCATTGCGGCCAATGCTCCGGCAGTCGCAACAATCGACCTTTCCCGCCGCACTCTCGTGATCGCGGGCTCGAACGCCCCACACCTGCCCGCCCTGGAGGATGTCCCGACCATTGCGGAGCCGAACTCGTATGCTCCCGCAGTGCCGGTGCATCCGCTGGCGGCTGGTACCTTCGCGCAGATCCCTCCGGAGCAAATCGTGCTGGTTGGCCGTCCGACGCTGCACCGTGGCATCGCCAAGCTGCTGGCGAACCCAGACATCGAGCTGACGGTAGTGGCGCCCGCCGCAAACCACGGCTCCGGCGCGGAGTATCCGGACGTGACAGGCAATGCCCGTGCCGTCGTAAAGCAGGTAAAAGCAGTGGGCGAGCAGGACCCGCAGTGGCTGAAGATTTGCGAGGCGGCGAGCGAACTGGCGGTCAACGCGGTGCGTCAGACGCTCACCGAGTCGATTGAGGCTGACGAGCCGCTGACCGGCTTCCACGTGGCGGCGGCGCTGACCGACAGCCTGCGCACCGGCGATAACGTGGTGCTGGGGGCGTCGAACCCGGTGCGTGACGTCTCCTACACGGGACTTCCGTTTCCCGGTGTGAACACCTACGCTGGGCGCGGCGCAGCGGGCATCGACGGTACGGTCGCGACGGCAATTGGCGTGGCGCTGGCCTCCGACCGGACGCATGCCGACGACATCCGTCCCCCGCGCACCCTGGCACTCATGGGCGATCTTGCTTTCCAGCATGACTCGGCGGCGCTCGCGATTGGTCCGGGGGAGCCGCGGCCGGAGAACCTCACGATTGTTGTGGCCAACGATGGGGGAGGCGGGATCTTCGAGACGCTAGAGGCCGGGGTGCCTGCGCTGCGCGGCAGCTTCGAACGAATCTTCGGCACCCCGCAGGACGTGGACTTCTCCGCGCTGTGCGACGCCTACGGCGTCGACTACGTCCACGTGGACCGACTGCCGGACCTGCTGGCGCAGCTGCACCCGGACACCGACGTGGAAGGAATCCGCGTCGTGGAGGTGCGGACTACCCGCGCGACGCGTCGGCAGCTGCACGCGAAGCTGGCCTACAATTCTCAGTTGGATAACGCCAGCTAA
- a CDS encoding DUF3592 domain-containing protein: MPSWRMSLAGWPRRLRQLILFLLICLMVSCAGMIVGSFLNDRAINANMGEAIANVRSVELLRTTVDFVDDNGDFQSPPTGLLYPVGLEEGQRVRVEYDRLDPNVVRVAGRAWTLSIIPAGSIAVVGLLVAAPLWWLSVRATLRSRRTSEKVNGGSPELRNELEN, translated from the coding sequence ATGCCGTCGTGGAGAATGTCCCTGGCGGGCTGGCCGCGCAGGCTGCGGCAACTGATCCTGTTCCTCCTGATCTGCTTGATGGTGTCGTGCGCCGGGATGATTGTCGGCAGTTTCCTCAACGACCGGGCTATCAACGCGAACATGGGTGAGGCCATCGCGAATGTGCGCTCGGTGGAGCTGCTGCGCACCACGGTGGACTTCGTCGACGACAACGGTGACTTCCAGTCCCCGCCGACGGGGTTGCTCTACCCGGTCGGCCTCGAGGAGGGACAGCGCGTGCGGGTTGAGTACGACCGCCTGGACCCGAATGTCGTGCGCGTGGCCGGGCGGGCGTGGACGTTGTCGATCATTCCCGCTGGCAGCATCGCTGTCGTAGGTCTGCTGGTCGCGGCGCCGCTGTGGTGGCTGTCGGTGCGCGCAACCTTGCGTTCACGAAGAACTTCCGAAAAGGTCAACGGCGGGTCACCGGAGCTTCGAAACGAGTTGGAAAACTAG
- a CDS encoding glycosyltransferase family 4 protein, which yields MRVAIIAESFLPNINGVTNSVLRVLEHLRENGHEALVIAPGARDWQEEAEFYCGYRIERVPTVMVPLIDSLPIGVPHGKVAVALAKFKPDVVHLASPFVLGGAGALTAKAMGIPVVAVYQTDVAGFAKNYKLAGLSTAAWSWTRVIHNACARTLAPSSPTIEDLRSHRIRHVHRWGRGVDAVRFTPTKRNGNLRRKWSPQGKFIVGYVGRLAAEKSVERLAVLRHREDIQLVIVGDGPERPHLEKLMPEAVFTGQLTGDDLAEAFASLDVFVHTGDFETFCQAVQEAHASGVPAIAPNAGGPRDLITNGVNGRLLEPSSFARDLPAAVDSLLLADDVLARKQLRTRCRETVAERTWTALCEELLRHYEAVSGVSAAPVVTAAPAQRHPASAMSSAASMQSSKSPAVSHGKVTDAQRKTVA from the coding sequence ATGCGCGTTGCCATCATTGCCGAGAGTTTCCTGCCGAACATCAACGGAGTGACAAACTCCGTGCTCCGGGTGCTCGAGCACCTGCGCGAAAATGGGCACGAGGCCCTGGTTATCGCGCCGGGCGCCCGGGACTGGCAGGAGGAGGCCGAGTTTTACTGCGGCTACCGCATCGAGCGCGTTCCCACGGTGATGGTTCCGCTTATTGATTCGCTGCCGATTGGCGTACCTCACGGCAAGGTCGCGGTGGCGCTGGCGAAGTTCAAGCCGGACGTGGTACACCTGGCCTCCCCATTCGTGCTCGGAGGAGCGGGGGCGCTGACAGCGAAGGCGATGGGCATCCCGGTGGTGGCGGTCTACCAGACCGATGTTGCGGGCTTCGCCAAGAACTACAAGCTCGCCGGGTTGTCGACCGCGGCGTGGTCGTGGACGCGCGTGATTCACAACGCGTGTGCGCGCACCCTGGCGCCGTCGTCACCGACTATTGAAGATCTGCGCAGCCACCGCATCCGCCACGTCCATCGCTGGGGTCGCGGTGTCGACGCGGTCCGCTTTACTCCGACGAAGCGCAACGGCAACCTGCGCCGTAAGTGGAGCCCGCAGGGCAAGTTCATCGTCGGCTACGTCGGGCGCCTCGCCGCGGAGAAGTCCGTGGAGCGACTAGCTGTGCTGCGCCACCGCGAGGACATCCAGCTGGTCATCGTCGGCGACGGCCCGGAGCGGCCACACCTGGAAAAGCTCATGCCCGAGGCCGTCTTCACCGGCCAGCTCACCGGCGACGATCTCGCCGAGGCCTTCGCCAGCCTCGACGTATTCGTCCACACCGGTGACTTCGAAACCTTCTGCCAGGCTGTCCAGGAAGCCCACGCGTCCGGTGTCCCGGCCATCGCCCCCAACGCCGGTGGCCCCCGCGACCTCATCACCAATGGAGTCAACGGGCGACTGCTCGAGCCTTCCTCCTTCGCCCGTGATCTTCCGGCCGCCGTGGATTCCCTCCTGCTTGCCGACGATGTCCTTGCCCGCAAGCAGCTCCGCACCCGATGCAGGGAGACGGTGGCCGAGCGTACGTGGACCGCACTCTGCGAGGAATTGTTGCGTCATTACGAGGCGGTCTCTGGTGTCTCGGCAGCTCCGGTCGTAACGGCCGCTCCAGCGCAGCGACACCCTGCGTCCGCGATGTCTTCTGCCGCCTCTATGCAGTCCTCCAAATCCCCTGCGGTGTCCCACGGTAAGGTGACGGACGCGCAGCGGAAGACCGTCGCGTAA